The genomic interval TCCACCGTCATCCTGCCTGTTCAGGACGACCGGTCCGGCGACTCCTGGTTCACACGTCTGCATCAGCCGGTGGGCTATCCACCGGGCACTTCACCTCCGCTCACCATCCTGAACAGCTGTTTCCTGATCTGAGAGACTGTTGTACGTCCCCCACCGCACGGTCATGCCGTGACGGCACCGGTACGTTCACAGCTCACTATTACTTTGATCAGGAGGTTCATCATGCACCGTCTGCTGCTTTCATTCCTGCTTATCATTGCTTCATGCGTCGTCGTGTCCGCCCAGGATATCACCGAAACAGAGTTCCGCGTTGCGGGTAACTGCGGACAATGCAAGACCCGCATCGAGAAGGCGGTCACCATCAAGGGCGTGAAGTTCGCCCGGTGGAACAAGTCCACGAAGATGCTCAAGGTCGCATTCGTAACGACCGCGGTCACCCAGGATTCCCTCCAGCGGCGCATTGCCGCTGTCGGGCACGACACCGACACCTACAAGGCTTCCAACGCGGTCTATGAAACGCTTCCGGAATGCTGCCTGTACCGGGACAACACGCATACTCACTGACCAGACCACCGAGGAGGGATCCATGAGAGCAAGGATGCTTGTCTTCTTGCTGCTCCTCACTGTCTGTACGACAGCGGCACAGGAGCATGTGCGGGGGGTGGTACGTTCACGCGAAACGAACGGGGTACCCGGTCCGATCGCCGGTGCCAATGTCTTCTGGCTCGGGACGGCTCGCGGGACATCCACGGACGCCGACGGTGCATTCACGCTGCCCGTCGTGGCTTCCACACGCCTGCTGGTCGTCCGCCATGCAGCGTATGCTGCCGATACGATCACCGTGGGGAATGAGACCGATCTGCAGATCACGCTGCAACCGCTCGTACGCGAAGTGGAGGGAGTACAGACAACCGGAGAGCGGTCGGGGATCGCCATCGACTACCTGAGCGCTGCTCCGGTACAGCGGATCACGAGCAAGGAACTTGCGAAGGCCGCCTGCTGCAATCTGTCGGAGAGCTTTGAGACCAACCCGTCCGTCGATGTCTCGTTCACGGATGCGATCACCGGAACGAAACAGATCGAGATGCTCGGGCTGTCGGGTATCTACACGCAGACCTCGCTGGAAAATATGCCGTATATCCGCGGACTCACATCCAATGTCGGACTGAGTTTCATCCCCGGCCCGTGGATCCGCGGGATCAATGTGTCGAAGGGGGTGGGTGCGGTGGCGAACGGGTACGAGTCCATCACGGGACAGATCGATGTGGACCTCCGCAGGCCGGACGACGAGGAGGAGAAGCGCTTCTTCCTGAACATGTACGGGAACAATGATCAGCGTTTCGAAGGGAATCTGAATTTCCGTCAGGCGCTCGGCGAACACTGGTCGATGATGACCCTGCTGCATGCAAGCACACAGAAGATGGAGATAGACCGGAACAGCGACCGGTTCGTGGACATGCCGTTGTTCTCGACATTCAACGCTATCCAACGGTGGGGATTCCACACGGACACAGGATGGGAAGGCCAGTTCGTGCTCCAGTACGTCAGGGATGAGAAAGAAGGAGGGACGGGGAGAGCTGGCGCGAGTGCCGTCGATCGCAGCTTCCACTACGACACCCGCACACAGTACCTTCGTGTCAGTGGTAAGACCGGACATGTATTCGAAGGCAGACCCTACCAGAGCGTCGGGGTCCAGTGGTCACTCGGGCGTTATACCGCATCGTCCGTCTATGGCCCACGCTCCTACGATGGCACCGAAGAGACCGGTTATCTCAATATCATCTATCAATCGATGATCGGCTCCACGGACCACACCTTCCGTACCGGAGCAAGCTTCCTCTTCGACAGGTTCAACGAACAGTTCGCGCGGACGCCGTATGAACGCACGGAACGGGTCCCCGGGGTCTTCTTTGAATACACCTACAAGCCACTGGACGAACTCACGGTCGTTGCCGGCCTCCGGGCCGATCAGCACAACGCCTACGGGACGATGATCACTCCCCGGTTTCACGTGCGATATGCTCCGGATGAGGACTGGGTCTTTCGCGTGAGTGGCGGGCGCGGATACCGTACGGCGAGCATCTTCGCGGAGAATGCAACGGTCTTCGCCAGCTCACGCACGGTTTCGATCGACGCGACCCGCAGCTTCGGGTACGGATTGGACCAGGAGGTCGCCTGGAATACCGGCGGAAACATCACCCACTACTTCCTGGTGGACTACCGGCAGGCAACGGTGAGCCTGGATGTCTACCATACGTTCTTCGAACGACAGGTCGTCGCGGACCTGGACTCCCGTCCGCGGGAGGTCCGGTTCACGAGCATTGCCAATGGATCATACGCCAACAGTGTACAGTTGGAACTGAACCTTCAACCCGTCGAACGCCTGGAGACCCGGCTGGCGTACAGATTTCTGGATGTCCGGCAGAACCTCGGAGGTGTCTGGCTCCAACGTCCCCTGAATGCGCAACACCGTGCACTCGTGAACATCGCGTACAGCACGGAGCAGGAAGCCGCGGATGACCCGCGCACGGCATATGATCTCACCGTGCAATGGTTCGGTCCGAAACGGATCCCATCCACGACAGCGAACCCCGCAGGCATGCAGGCGCGACCGGAATCTCCGGCCTTTGCAATGGTGAACGCCCAGGTCGCACGCACATTGATCGCCGGACTCGAATTGTACATCGGCGTGGAGAACATGTTCGATTTCCGGCAGGATGATCCCATCCTGGATGCACGAACGCCTTCGTCGCCATACTTTGATGCGTCGCTGATCTGGGGTCCCCTTGGCGGGAGGATGGCATATGCGGGACTTCGGTGGGGCCTGTAGGCGTATGCAGGGTTATGGTGGAGCTTGTGAGCGTATACGGGACTGCGGTGGAGCTGTGAGTGTATGCAGGACTGCAGTGGAGCTGCGAGTGTATGCAGGACTGCGGTGGGGCCTGTGAGTGGAACAGCAGTGTGAGGGAATGGCTCCACGCACAAGGGGCAGACCGTACGGTCTGCCCCTTGCCATTTACTACCGATAGAGTCAGGTGCTCATTTCTTCCGTATGACGATCTCTCCCATCCGGGTCTCCAACTGGATCTTGTGCAACCCGGAGCCGATCTTCACTTCGACATTCTCGCCCTTCTTGCGGACGACCGGAAAATCAGACCGGACACCCCCTTCTTCGTCGCTCCCCGGGAGGCCGGGGGTCCTGGCTTCGATGGTGGCATTCGCATTCGACGGGATGGAGAACACGATGTTGCCCGCGCCCGTCATGATCGAACTCGACTCGCCAACGGACGGGTCGAGGACAACATCGATATCCCCTGCCGACGACCGGGCCCTGACGGAACCCTGAACGCTGTGCAGGTTCACGGTCCCCCCTGCGGTCGCAACGGACAACGTCCCTTTGCCGGAGCGGAGGTCGATATCACCTCCGGCAGATTGGAGGGAGGTCCTTCCGCTGCACGAACCAACAATGATGCTGCCCCCCGCCGTTGCAACTTCGCAGTCGCTTCCTACCGATTCCAGACGCACATCTCCCCCTGCTGTGGATGCGCGCAAGGTCTTGCCTATCGCGCCAATGATCATATCACCACCGGCGGTCCTGATGTCAGCCTCGCCGGTCACACCTCTGACGCTCACGCCGCCCCCCGCTGTGATGAGCCGGATGTCCCCCGTCACTTCTTCCGAGGCGATATCCCCGCCCGAGGTCTGCAAATCCACGGTTCCCGTGGTTTTCCCCACCGACACATCGCCACCCCCCGTGGCGGCGTGGATCTCCCCGACGAGCGTTCCTTTGACGCCGATATCGCCGGCACCTGTCCGCAGATTGAGA from Ignavibacteriota bacterium carries:
- a CDS encoding ATPase; translated protein: MHRLLLSFLLIIASCVVVSAQDITETEFRVAGNCGQCKTRIEKAVTIKGVKFARWNKSTKMLKVAFVTTAVTQDSLQRRIAAVGHDTDTYKASNAVYETLPECCLYRDNTHTH
- a CDS encoding TonB-dependent receptor, yielding MRARMLVFLLLLTVCTTAAQEHVRGVVRSRETNGVPGPIAGANVFWLGTARGTSTDADGAFTLPVVASTRLLVVRHAAYAADTITVGNETDLQITLQPLVREVEGVQTTGERSGIAIDYLSAAPVQRITSKELAKAACCNLSESFETNPSVDVSFTDAITGTKQIEMLGLSGIYTQTSLENMPYIRGLTSNVGLSFIPGPWIRGINVSKGVGAVANGYESITGQIDVDLRRPDDEEEKRFFLNMYGNNDQRFEGNLNFRQALGEHWSMMTLLHASTQKMEIDRNSDRFVDMPLFSTFNAIQRWGFHTDTGWEGQFVLQYVRDEKEGGTGRAGASAVDRSFHYDTRTQYLRVSGKTGHVFEGRPYQSVGVQWSLGRYTASSVYGPRSYDGTEETGYLNIIYQSMIGSTDHTFRTGASFLFDRFNEQFARTPYERTERVPGVFFEYTYKPLDELTVVAGLRADQHNAYGTMITPRFHVRYAPDEDWVFRVSGGRGYRTASIFAENATVFASSRTVSIDATRSFGYGLDQEVAWNTGGNITHYFLVDYRQATVSLDVYHTFFERQVVADLDSRPREVRFTSIANGSYANSVQLELNLQPVERLETRLAYRFLDVRQNLGGVWLQRPLNAQHRALVNIAYSTEQEAADDPRTAYDLTVQWFGPKRIPSTTANPAGMQARPESPAFAMVNAQVARTLIAGLELYIGVENMFDFRQDDPILDARTPSSPYFDASLIWGPLGGRMAYAGLRWGL